In Rhipicephalus microplus isolate Deutch F79 chromosome 7, USDA_Rmic, whole genome shotgun sequence, one genomic interval encodes:
- the LOC119179824 gene encoding uncharacterized protein LOC119179824, with protein sequence MSLTRSRNVLRLADGGGVGGVQPQEGSSLFLVNLNGGVHRICATLDGDDLAFLGNEAKGAPGGCISYYSSSDEERISTLVVRSPWLDKMKNLAMSCSLVSLILVGASALVGGFGICKRQLSAVMVTGVMFILAAVFATFTSCFMHFKRTVPQGVLTGTDFDQGLPSEFLRSRRFARDWAASLSWLGIALCLFTSIFWLILARIMRF encoded by the exons ATGTCGCTGACGCGTTCGCGTAACGTGCTCCGCCTGGCGGATGGGGGCGGCGTCGGCGGAGTGCAGCCGCAGGAAGGGTCGTCGCTCTTCTTGGTCAACCTGAACGGCGGAGTGCACCGTATATGCGCCACGCTAGACG GGGACGACCTGGCCTTTTTGGGCAACGAAGCCAAGGGCGCTCCTGGTGGCTGCATCTCATACTACTCTTCCTCGGACGAGGAACGCATCTCGACTCTCGTCGTCCGCTCGCCCTGGCTTGACA AAATGAAGAACCTGGCCATGTCGTGTTCGCTGGTCAGCTTGATCCTGGTTGGCGCGAGCGCGCTGGTCGGCGGCTTCGGTATCTGCAAGCGGCAGTTGTCCGCCGTCATGGTCACCGGCGTGATGTTCATACTCGCTG CGGTGTTCGCGACGTTCACGAGCTGCTTCATGCACTTCAAGCGCACCGTGCCCCAGGGCGTGCTGACGGGCACCGACTTCGACCAGGGCTTGCCTTCCGAGTTCCTTCGCAGTCGCCGCTTCGCCCGCGACTGGGCCGCGTCGCTGTCCTGGCTGGGGATCGCCCTGTGCCTCTTCACCTCCATCTTCTGGCTCATTCTGGCCAGGATTATGCGATTCTGA